One window of Trifolium pratense cultivar HEN17-A07 linkage group LG5, ARS_RC_1.1, whole genome shotgun sequence genomic DNA carries:
- the LOC123884216 gene encoding uncharacterized protein LOC123884216 isoform X3 gives MMQGKHQKKQAISMETDKTKKQETVIEIEKTRKQATPMETEKTKTKNETTTIEADKIKKQKVGSSLIEAEKSKTDILVEPQPENNDIIVPVDDRAYDPVNNVNKKKEIWRLGVIVDDMWIVTKAETEVSIELLIRDIKGSTIQVSILENDIELWKTKLAEGKTYYMRNFRVHDNDQGFKMTTHKFRLTFVGATRVDEAHIPGIPKTLFNFKDFSEIQSGNFEPDVLVDAIGVIESIKKSVTATSTKKGNVAFTLKDLRDNVLDCTLWDGLSVEFINFYNKLTDMGPAVMIIKHARVKEPQGVFPLQLTNVWNGTKLLFDRNIPEIKVFQNSLPNDATYPSQSFHGTTSTQFRTQSSVGSQYTSDENFCNQARVIGLGDMKKLKADTYCVTVVTTSHIRVSNQGWFFRSCPDCSCRADGTEPPFQCRKGHQTDNPIIKYKLDVEVYDGDDTAKFIFWDSTLDDLVGMNAATLLAKEKKRGFGDPQEYPLCFDDLMERKFAFRVKWQPGYGGQASVLQCKDSKELVDKIQEQLPAGESIGNNIEDIEDEILTITEEPPIQAFTQSDIDKFAGLDDSILSTPNVSASADNDLSASSHKTPATRIAVKPLTVDPINLESQFSSTRSRKVIKKEKI, from the exons ATGATGCAAGGCAAACATCAAAag aagcaAGCAATATCCATGGAGACTGACAAGACCAAG aaGCAAGAAACTGTGATTGAAATTGAGAAGACTAGG AAACAAGCAACACCGATGGAAACTGAGAAGACTAAG ACAAAG AACGAAACAACAACTATAGAAGCTGATAAGATTAAG AAACAAAAGGTTGGTAGCTCGCTGATAGAAGCTGAAAAATCCAAG ACAGACATATTGGTTGAGCCACAGCCAGAAAACAATGACATTATCGTCCCGGTTGATGATAGAGCATATGATCCAGTTAATaatgttaacaaaaaaaaggagATTTGGAGGCTAGGTGTCATTGTCGATGACATGTGGATCGTAACAAAGGCAGAAACTGAAGTTAGCATTGAGTTATTGATTAGGGATATCAAG GGAAGCACTATTCAAGTTTCAATATTGGAAAATGACATTGAGTTATGGAAAACAAAGTTGGCTGAAGGGAAGACCTATTACATGCGTAATTTTCGCGTTCATGACAATGATCAGGGTTTTAAAATGACTACACACAAATTTCGGTTAACATTTGTTGGAGCCACAAGAGTTGACGAAGCTCACATTCCTGGAATTCCAAAAACCCTTTTCAACTTTAAGGATTTTTCTGAGATTCAGTCAGGCAATTTTGAACCTGATGTTTTAGTTG ATGCAATTGGAGTCATTGAATCTATCAAAAAGTCTGTTACTGCAACATCCACAAAAAAAGGGAATGTGGCTTTCACCTTGAAGGATTTAAG GGATAATGTTCTGGATTGCACTCTTTGGGATGGTTTGTCTGTggaatttattaacttttacaACAAACTAACTGATATGGGTCCTGCTGTGATGATTATCAAACATGCACGCGTGAAGGAACCACAAG GTGTTTTCCCGTTACAACTAACTAATGTGTGGAATGGTACAAAACTGTTATTTGACAGAAACATCCCTGAAATCAAAGTTTTTCAAAACAG CTTACCAAATGATGCGACATACCCATCGCAAAGTTTCCATGGGACCACTTCAACTCAGTTTCGTACTCAATCTTCTGTTGGATCTCAATATACTTCCGATGAAAACTTTTGCAATCAGGCCCGTGTGATCGGCCTAGGAGATATGAAAAAACTTAAAGCT GATACCTACTGTGTCACTGTTGTTACCACTTCACACATTAGGGTTTCAAACCAAGGGTGGTTTTTCAGGTCCTGCCCTGATTGCTCTTGCAGAGCCGATGGAACTGAACCACCTTTTCAATGTAGGAAGGGACACCAAACAGATAATCCTATAATCAA GTATAAACTGGATGTGGAAGTTTATGATGGTGATGACACTGCAAAGTTTATTTTCTGGGACAGCACGCTAGATGACTTGGTTGGCATGAATGCAGCAACTCTACTTGCTAAAGAGAAAAAG AGGGGTTTTGGCGATCCTCAGGAATATCCATTATGTTTTGATGACCTAATGGAAAGGAAATTTGCCTTTAGAGTCAAGTGGCAACCAGGGTATGGAGGTCAGGCTTCAGTTCTGCAGTGCAAAGATAGCAAAGAGTTGGTTGACAAGATCCAAGAACAATTACCTGCTGGGGAG AGTATCGGCAACAATATTGAGGACATTGAAGATGAAATTTTAACAATTACTGAAGAACCTCCAATTCAG GCCTTTACTCAATCTGATATTGACAAATTTGCTGGCTTAGATGATTCAATCTTATCAACG CCAAATGTTTCTGCTTCTGCTGACAATGACCTATCGGCTTCTTCTCACAAAACACCGGCGACAAGAATAGCTGTTAAGCCATTAACCGTTGATCCTATCAACCTGGAATCGCAGTTCTCATCAACCAGATCTCGCAAGGTGATTAAAAAGGAGAAGATTTAA
- the LOC123884216 gene encoding uncharacterized protein LOC123884216 isoform X2, with product MMQGKHQKKQAISMETDKTKKQETVIEIEKTRKQATPMETEKTKKTKNETTTIEADKIKKQKVGSSLIEAEKSKTDILVEPQPENNDIIVPVDDRAYDPVNNVNKKKEIWRLGVIVDDMWIVTKAETEVSIELLIRDIKGSTIQVSILENDIELWKTKLAEGKTYYMRNFRVHDNDQGFKMTTHKFRLTFVGATRVDEAHIPGIPKTLFNFKDFSEIQSGNFEPDVLVDAIGVIESIKKSVTATSTKKGNVAFTLKDLRDNVLDCTLWDGLSVEFINFYNKLTDMGPAVMIIKHARVKEPQGVFPLQLTNVWNGTKLLFDRNIPEIKVFQNSLPNDATYPSQSFHGTTSTQFRTQSSVGSQYTSDENFCNQARVIGLGDMKKLKADTYCVTVVTTSHIRVSNQGWFFRSCPDCSCRADGTEPPFQCRKGHQTDNPIIKYKLDVEVYDGDDTAKFIFWDSTLDDLVGMNAATLLAKEKKRGFGDPQEYPLCFDDLMERKFAFRVKWQPGYGGQASVLQCKDSKELVDKIQEQLPAGESIGNNIEDIEDEILTITEEPPIQAFTQSDIDKFAGLDDSILSTPNVSASADNDLSASSHKTPATRIAVKPLTVDPINLESQFSSTRSRKVIKKEKI from the exons ATGATGCAAGGCAAACATCAAAag aagcaAGCAATATCCATGGAGACTGACAAGACCAAG aaGCAAGAAACTGTGATTGAAATTGAGAAGACTAGG AAACAAGCAACACCGATGGAAACTGAGAAGACTAAG AAGACAAAG AACGAAACAACAACTATAGAAGCTGATAAGATTAAG AAACAAAAGGTTGGTAGCTCGCTGATAGAAGCTGAAAAATCCAAG ACAGACATATTGGTTGAGCCACAGCCAGAAAACAATGACATTATCGTCCCGGTTGATGATAGAGCATATGATCCAGTTAATaatgttaacaaaaaaaaggagATTTGGAGGCTAGGTGTCATTGTCGATGACATGTGGATCGTAACAAAGGCAGAAACTGAAGTTAGCATTGAGTTATTGATTAGGGATATCAAG GGAAGCACTATTCAAGTTTCAATATTGGAAAATGACATTGAGTTATGGAAAACAAAGTTGGCTGAAGGGAAGACCTATTACATGCGTAATTTTCGCGTTCATGACAATGATCAGGGTTTTAAAATGACTACACACAAATTTCGGTTAACATTTGTTGGAGCCACAAGAGTTGACGAAGCTCACATTCCTGGAATTCCAAAAACCCTTTTCAACTTTAAGGATTTTTCTGAGATTCAGTCAGGCAATTTTGAACCTGATGTTTTAGTTG ATGCAATTGGAGTCATTGAATCTATCAAAAAGTCTGTTACTGCAACATCCACAAAAAAAGGGAATGTGGCTTTCACCTTGAAGGATTTAAG GGATAATGTTCTGGATTGCACTCTTTGGGATGGTTTGTCTGTggaatttattaacttttacaACAAACTAACTGATATGGGTCCTGCTGTGATGATTATCAAACATGCACGCGTGAAGGAACCACAAG GTGTTTTCCCGTTACAACTAACTAATGTGTGGAATGGTACAAAACTGTTATTTGACAGAAACATCCCTGAAATCAAAGTTTTTCAAAACAG CTTACCAAATGATGCGACATACCCATCGCAAAGTTTCCATGGGACCACTTCAACTCAGTTTCGTACTCAATCTTCTGTTGGATCTCAATATACTTCCGATGAAAACTTTTGCAATCAGGCCCGTGTGATCGGCCTAGGAGATATGAAAAAACTTAAAGCT GATACCTACTGTGTCACTGTTGTTACCACTTCACACATTAGGGTTTCAAACCAAGGGTGGTTTTTCAGGTCCTGCCCTGATTGCTCTTGCAGAGCCGATGGAACTGAACCACCTTTTCAATGTAGGAAGGGACACCAAACAGATAATCCTATAATCAA GTATAAACTGGATGTGGAAGTTTATGATGGTGATGACACTGCAAAGTTTATTTTCTGGGACAGCACGCTAGATGACTTGGTTGGCATGAATGCAGCAACTCTACTTGCTAAAGAGAAAAAG AGGGGTTTTGGCGATCCTCAGGAATATCCATTATGTTTTGATGACCTAATGGAAAGGAAATTTGCCTTTAGAGTCAAGTGGCAACCAGGGTATGGAGGTCAGGCTTCAGTTCTGCAGTGCAAAGATAGCAAAGAGTTGGTTGACAAGATCCAAGAACAATTACCTGCTGGGGAG AGTATCGGCAACAATATTGAGGACATTGAAGATGAAATTTTAACAATTACTGAAGAACCTCCAATTCAG GCCTTTACTCAATCTGATATTGACAAATTTGCTGGCTTAGATGATTCAATCTTATCAACG CCAAATGTTTCTGCTTCTGCTGACAATGACCTATCGGCTTCTTCTCACAAAACACCGGCGACAAGAATAGCTGTTAAGCCATTAACCGTTGATCCTATCAACCTGGAATCGCAGTTCTCATCAACCAGATCTCGCAAGGTGATTAAAAAGGAGAAGATTTAA
- the LOC123884216 gene encoding uncharacterized protein LOC123884216 isoform X6 — MWIVTKAETEVSIELLIRDIKGSTIQVSILENDIELWKTKLAEGKTYYMRNFRVHDNDQGFKMTTHKFRLTFVGATRVDEAHIPGIPKTLFNFKDFSEIQSGNFEPDVLVDAIGVIESIKKSVTATSTKKGNVAFTLKDLRDNVLDCTLWDGLSVEFINFYNKLTDMGPAVMIIKHARVKEPQGVFPLQLTNVWNGTKLLFDRNIPEIKVFQNSLPNDATYPSQSFHGTTSTQFRTQSSVGSQYTSDENFCNQARVIGLGDMKKLKADTYCVTVVTTSHIRVSNQGWFFRSCPDCSCRADGTEPPFQCRKGHQTDNPIIKYKLDVEVYDGDDTAKFIFWDSTLDDLVGMNAATLLAKEKKRGFGDPQEYPLCFDDLMERKFAFRVKWQPGYGGQASVLQCKDSKELVDKIQEQLPAGESIGNNIEDIEDEILTITEEPPIQAFTQSDIDKFAGLDDSILSTPNVSASADNDLSASSHKTPATRIAVKPLTVDPINLESQFSSTRSRKVIKKEKI; from the exons ATGTGGATCGTAACAAAGGCAGAAACTGAAGTTAGCATTGAGTTATTGATTAGGGATATCAAG GGAAGCACTATTCAAGTTTCAATATTGGAAAATGACATTGAGTTATGGAAAACAAAGTTGGCTGAAGGGAAGACCTATTACATGCGTAATTTTCGCGTTCATGACAATGATCAGGGTTTTAAAATGACTACACACAAATTTCGGTTAACATTTGTTGGAGCCACAAGAGTTGACGAAGCTCACATTCCTGGAATTCCAAAAACCCTTTTCAACTTTAAGGATTTTTCTGAGATTCAGTCAGGCAATTTTGAACCTGATGTTTTAGTTG ATGCAATTGGAGTCATTGAATCTATCAAAAAGTCTGTTACTGCAACATCCACAAAAAAAGGGAATGTGGCTTTCACCTTGAAGGATTTAAG GGATAATGTTCTGGATTGCACTCTTTGGGATGGTTTGTCTGTggaatttattaacttttacaACAAACTAACTGATATGGGTCCTGCTGTGATGATTATCAAACATGCACGCGTGAAGGAACCACAAG GTGTTTTCCCGTTACAACTAACTAATGTGTGGAATGGTACAAAACTGTTATTTGACAGAAACATCCCTGAAATCAAAGTTTTTCAAAACAG CTTACCAAATGATGCGACATACCCATCGCAAAGTTTCCATGGGACCACTTCAACTCAGTTTCGTACTCAATCTTCTGTTGGATCTCAATATACTTCCGATGAAAACTTTTGCAATCAGGCCCGTGTGATCGGCCTAGGAGATATGAAAAAACTTAAAGCT GATACCTACTGTGTCACTGTTGTTACCACTTCACACATTAGGGTTTCAAACCAAGGGTGGTTTTTCAGGTCCTGCCCTGATTGCTCTTGCAGAGCCGATGGAACTGAACCACCTTTTCAATGTAGGAAGGGACACCAAACAGATAATCCTATAATCAA GTATAAACTGGATGTGGAAGTTTATGATGGTGATGACACTGCAAAGTTTATTTTCTGGGACAGCACGCTAGATGACTTGGTTGGCATGAATGCAGCAACTCTACTTGCTAAAGAGAAAAAG AGGGGTTTTGGCGATCCTCAGGAATATCCATTATGTTTTGATGACCTAATGGAAAGGAAATTTGCCTTTAGAGTCAAGTGGCAACCAGGGTATGGAGGTCAGGCTTCAGTTCTGCAGTGCAAAGATAGCAAAGAGTTGGTTGACAAGATCCAAGAACAATTACCTGCTGGGGAG AGTATCGGCAACAATATTGAGGACATTGAAGATGAAATTTTAACAATTACTGAAGAACCTCCAATTCAG GCCTTTACTCAATCTGATATTGACAAATTTGCTGGCTTAGATGATTCAATCTTATCAACG CCAAATGTTTCTGCTTCTGCTGACAATGACCTATCGGCTTCTTCTCACAAAACACCGGCGACAAGAATAGCTGTTAAGCCATTAACCGTTGATCCTATCAACCTGGAATCGCAGTTCTCATCAACCAGATCTCGCAAGGTGATTAAAAAGGAGAAGATTTAA
- the LOC123884216 gene encoding uncharacterized protein LOC123884216 isoform X1, which translates to MMQGKHQKKQAISMETDKTKKQETVIEIEKTRKQATPMETEKTKVSFCQLIHVFFSLFYIVLHLSTDEVFIYKLSSFDFVKLLFINLPKIIFILASKKTTPIETQKTKNETTTIEADKIKKQKVGSSLIEAEKSKTDILVEPQPENNDIIVPVDDRAYDPVNNVNKKKEIWRLGVIVDDMWIVTKAETEVSIELLIRDIKGSTIQVSILENDIELWKTKLAEGKTYYMRNFRVHDNDQGFKMTTHKFRLTFVGATRVDEAHIPGIPKTLFNFKDFSEIQSGNFEPDVLVDAIGVIESIKKSVTATSTKKGNVAFTLKDLRDNVLDCTLWDGLSVEFINFYNKLTDMGPAVMIIKHARVKEPQGVFPLQLTNVWNGTKLLFDRNIPEIKVFQNSLPNDATYPSQSFHGTTSTQFRTQSSVGSQYTSDENFCNQARVIGLGDMKKLKADTYCVTVVTTSHIRVSNQGWFFRSCPDCSCRADGTEPPFQCRKGHQTDNPIIKYKLDVEVYDGDDTAKFIFWDSTLDDLVGMNAATLLAKEKKRGFGDPQEYPLCFDDLMERKFAFRVKWQPGYGGQASVLQCKDSKELVDKIQEQLPAGESIGNNIEDIEDEILTITEEPPIQAFTQSDIDKFAGLDDSILSTPNVSASADNDLSASSHKTPATRIAVKPLTVDPINLESQFSSTRSRKVIKKEKI; encoded by the exons ATGATGCAAGGCAAACATCAAAag aagcaAGCAATATCCATGGAGACTGACAAGACCAAG aaGCAAGAAACTGTGATTGAAATTGAGAAGACTAGG AAACAAGCAACACCGATGGAAACTGAGAAGACTAAGGTAAGTTTTTGTCAACTGATACAtgtattttttagcttattttatattgttcttcatttgtcaactgatgaggtatttatCTACAAACTATCAAGTTTTGATTTTGTAAAGTTATTGTTTATTAACCTaccaaaaatcatttttattttggcCTCTAAGAAAACAACACCCATCGAAACTCAGAAGACAAAG AACGAAACAACAACTATAGAAGCTGATAAGATTAAG AAACAAAAGGTTGGTAGCTCGCTGATAGAAGCTGAAAAATCCAAG ACAGACATATTGGTTGAGCCACAGCCAGAAAACAATGACATTATCGTCCCGGTTGATGATAGAGCATATGATCCAGTTAATaatgttaacaaaaaaaaggagATTTGGAGGCTAGGTGTCATTGTCGATGACATGTGGATCGTAACAAAGGCAGAAACTGAAGTTAGCATTGAGTTATTGATTAGGGATATCAAG GGAAGCACTATTCAAGTTTCAATATTGGAAAATGACATTGAGTTATGGAAAACAAAGTTGGCTGAAGGGAAGACCTATTACATGCGTAATTTTCGCGTTCATGACAATGATCAGGGTTTTAAAATGACTACACACAAATTTCGGTTAACATTTGTTGGAGCCACAAGAGTTGACGAAGCTCACATTCCTGGAATTCCAAAAACCCTTTTCAACTTTAAGGATTTTTCTGAGATTCAGTCAGGCAATTTTGAACCTGATGTTTTAGTTG ATGCAATTGGAGTCATTGAATCTATCAAAAAGTCTGTTACTGCAACATCCACAAAAAAAGGGAATGTGGCTTTCACCTTGAAGGATTTAAG GGATAATGTTCTGGATTGCACTCTTTGGGATGGTTTGTCTGTggaatttattaacttttacaACAAACTAACTGATATGGGTCCTGCTGTGATGATTATCAAACATGCACGCGTGAAGGAACCACAAG GTGTTTTCCCGTTACAACTAACTAATGTGTGGAATGGTACAAAACTGTTATTTGACAGAAACATCCCTGAAATCAAAGTTTTTCAAAACAG CTTACCAAATGATGCGACATACCCATCGCAAAGTTTCCATGGGACCACTTCAACTCAGTTTCGTACTCAATCTTCTGTTGGATCTCAATATACTTCCGATGAAAACTTTTGCAATCAGGCCCGTGTGATCGGCCTAGGAGATATGAAAAAACTTAAAGCT GATACCTACTGTGTCACTGTTGTTACCACTTCACACATTAGGGTTTCAAACCAAGGGTGGTTTTTCAGGTCCTGCCCTGATTGCTCTTGCAGAGCCGATGGAACTGAACCACCTTTTCAATGTAGGAAGGGACACCAAACAGATAATCCTATAATCAA GTATAAACTGGATGTGGAAGTTTATGATGGTGATGACACTGCAAAGTTTATTTTCTGGGACAGCACGCTAGATGACTTGGTTGGCATGAATGCAGCAACTCTACTTGCTAAAGAGAAAAAG AGGGGTTTTGGCGATCCTCAGGAATATCCATTATGTTTTGATGACCTAATGGAAAGGAAATTTGCCTTTAGAGTCAAGTGGCAACCAGGGTATGGAGGTCAGGCTTCAGTTCTGCAGTGCAAAGATAGCAAAGAGTTGGTTGACAAGATCCAAGAACAATTACCTGCTGGGGAG AGTATCGGCAACAATATTGAGGACATTGAAGATGAAATTTTAACAATTACTGAAGAACCTCCAATTCAG GCCTTTACTCAATCTGATATTGACAAATTTGCTGGCTTAGATGATTCAATCTTATCAACG CCAAATGTTTCTGCTTCTGCTGACAATGACCTATCGGCTTCTTCTCACAAAACACCGGCGACAAGAATAGCTGTTAAGCCATTAACCGTTGATCCTATCAACCTGGAATCGCAGTTCTCATCAACCAGATCTCGCAAGGTGATTAAAAAGGAGAAGATTTAA
- the LOC123884216 gene encoding uncharacterized protein LOC123884216 isoform X5: MMQGKHQKKQAISMETDKTKKQETVIEIEKTRKQATPMETEKTKKTTPIETQKTKNETTTIEADKIKKQKVGSSLIEAEKSKTDILVEPQPENNDIIVPVDDRAYDPVNNVNKKKEIWRLGVIVDDMWIVTKAETEVSIELLIRDIKGSTIQVSILENDIELWKTKLAEGKTYYMRNFRVHDNDQGFKMTTHKFRLTFVGATRVDEAHIPGIPKTLFNFKDFSEIQSGNFEPDVLVDAIGVIESIKKSVTATSTKKGNVAFTLKDLRDNVLDCTLWDGLSVEFINFYNKLTDMGPAVMIIKHARVKEPQGVFPLQLTNVWNGTKLLFDRNIPEIKVFQNSLPNDATYPSQSFHGTTSTQFRTQSSVGSQYTSDENFCNQARVIGLGDMKKLKADTYCVTVVTTSHIRVSNQGWFFRSCPDCSCRADGTEPPFQCRKGHQTDNPIIKYKLDVEVYDGDDTAKFIFWDSTLDDLVGMNAATLLAKEKKRGFGDPQEYPLCFDDLMERKFAFRVKWQPGYGGQASVLQCKDSKELVDKIQEQLPAGESIGNNIEDIEDEILTITEEPPIQAFTQSDIDKFAGLDDSILSTPNVSASADNDLSASSHKTPATRIAVKPLTVDPINLESQFSSTRSRKVIKKEKI, translated from the exons ATGATGCAAGGCAAACATCAAAag aagcaAGCAATATCCATGGAGACTGACAAGACCAAG aaGCAAGAAACTGTGATTGAAATTGAGAAGACTAGG AAACAAGCAACACCGATGGAAACTGAGAAGACTAAG AAAACAACACCCATCGAAACTCAGAAGACAAAG AACGAAACAACAACTATAGAAGCTGATAAGATTAAG AAACAAAAGGTTGGTAGCTCGCTGATAGAAGCTGAAAAATCCAAG ACAGACATATTGGTTGAGCCACAGCCAGAAAACAATGACATTATCGTCCCGGTTGATGATAGAGCATATGATCCAGTTAATaatgttaacaaaaaaaaggagATTTGGAGGCTAGGTGTCATTGTCGATGACATGTGGATCGTAACAAAGGCAGAAACTGAAGTTAGCATTGAGTTATTGATTAGGGATATCAAG GGAAGCACTATTCAAGTTTCAATATTGGAAAATGACATTGAGTTATGGAAAACAAAGTTGGCTGAAGGGAAGACCTATTACATGCGTAATTTTCGCGTTCATGACAATGATCAGGGTTTTAAAATGACTACACACAAATTTCGGTTAACATTTGTTGGAGCCACAAGAGTTGACGAAGCTCACATTCCTGGAATTCCAAAAACCCTTTTCAACTTTAAGGATTTTTCTGAGATTCAGTCAGGCAATTTTGAACCTGATGTTTTAGTTG ATGCAATTGGAGTCATTGAATCTATCAAAAAGTCTGTTACTGCAACATCCACAAAAAAAGGGAATGTGGCTTTCACCTTGAAGGATTTAAG GGATAATGTTCTGGATTGCACTCTTTGGGATGGTTTGTCTGTggaatttattaacttttacaACAAACTAACTGATATGGGTCCTGCTGTGATGATTATCAAACATGCACGCGTGAAGGAACCACAAG GTGTTTTCCCGTTACAACTAACTAATGTGTGGAATGGTACAAAACTGTTATTTGACAGAAACATCCCTGAAATCAAAGTTTTTCAAAACAG CTTACCAAATGATGCGACATACCCATCGCAAAGTTTCCATGGGACCACTTCAACTCAGTTTCGTACTCAATCTTCTGTTGGATCTCAATATACTTCCGATGAAAACTTTTGCAATCAGGCCCGTGTGATCGGCCTAGGAGATATGAAAAAACTTAAAGCT GATACCTACTGTGTCACTGTTGTTACCACTTCACACATTAGGGTTTCAAACCAAGGGTGGTTTTTCAGGTCCTGCCCTGATTGCTCTTGCAGAGCCGATGGAACTGAACCACCTTTTCAATGTAGGAAGGGACACCAAACAGATAATCCTATAATCAA GTATAAACTGGATGTGGAAGTTTATGATGGTGATGACACTGCAAAGTTTATTTTCTGGGACAGCACGCTAGATGACTTGGTTGGCATGAATGCAGCAACTCTACTTGCTAAAGAGAAAAAG AGGGGTTTTGGCGATCCTCAGGAATATCCATTATGTTTTGATGACCTAATGGAAAGGAAATTTGCCTTTAGAGTCAAGTGGCAACCAGGGTATGGAGGTCAGGCTTCAGTTCTGCAGTGCAAAGATAGCAAAGAGTTGGTTGACAAGATCCAAGAACAATTACCTGCTGGGGAG AGTATCGGCAACAATATTGAGGACATTGAAGATGAAATTTTAACAATTACTGAAGAACCTCCAATTCAG GCCTTTACTCAATCTGATATTGACAAATTTGCTGGCTTAGATGATTCAATCTTATCAACG CCAAATGTTTCTGCTTCTGCTGACAATGACCTATCGGCTTCTTCTCACAAAACACCGGCGACAAGAATAGCTGTTAAGCCATTAACCGTTGATCCTATCAACCTGGAATCGCAGTTCTCATCAACCAGATCTCGCAAGGTGATTAAAAAGGAGAAGATTTAA